In one window of Arachis ipaensis cultivar K30076 chromosome B06, Araip1.1, whole genome shotgun sequence DNA:
- the LOC107605092 gene encoding F-box/LRR-repeat protein 4 (The sequence of the model RefSeq protein was modified relative to this genomic sequence to represent the inferred CDS: added 119 bases not found in genome assembly), whose product MDTVLCDELLQEIFQRLPPSSSYSVSLVCKRWLFLYRSSTTSLSLRLIPHPNLFPSLSSLLSQHPSLSSLSLLSSSDPSPSTTSHLLSLVSNSCFSHTLLHLRFLAGPLSLPSLSSLSKSCTRLTSLFVTLPRPITLTWLLSFPCLRDLSIVLSSDDSLDGGWLSDQDSYAVSDSNLGLESLCLVGIRGDDWGIGWLWRSCKNLRRLQLRSCQGIGGSYSSFGQCLQGLQEVELRTCRTVVDMVLLKLSENCISLNSLLVYDGGSREGLLHFFTHCRSNLRKLDLRLPLDLDNSHLFAVAANFRGLVTLRLQSCCLVTGEGLKALAIAAASNGLEELALINCDVVERELGLLATLGQHLRALRKLDLSHSEMLLDKELISMLVSCVNLIELRLRGCKRLTGAAMVSILRSCKRLETLDIVHCFGIESEAIEMFMKNSPRLRRIQVEEHKLSDAARMWASNKFIQVVV is encoded by the exons ATGGATACAGTCCTGTGTGATGAACTCCTTCAAGAGATTTTCCAGAGGCTACCCCCATCATCCTCGTATTCGGTCTCCCTTGTCTGCAAGCGCTGGCTCTTCCTCTACCGTTCTTCTACAACCTCGCTCTCTCTTCGTCTCATCCCTCACCCCAACCTCTTCCCTTCCCTTTCCTCTCTCCTCTCCCAACACCCTTCCCTCTcttccctctctctcctctcctccTCTGACCCTTCCCCTTCCACCACCTCCCACCTTCTTTCTCTCGTCTCCAATTCCTGCTTTTCCCACACCCTTCTCCACCTCAGATTCCTCGCCggccctctttctctc CGTTTTGTCCTCAGACGATTCGCTTGATGGCGGTTGGCTGAGTGATCAAGATTCTTATGCTGTTTCGGATTCTAATTTGGGTCTGGAGAGTCTCTGTCTTGTCGGAATCCGTGGAGACGACTGGGGAATCGGTTGGCTATGGAGGAGCTGCAAGAATCTGAGGCGGTTACAGCTTCGGAGCTGCCAAGGTATCGGTGGTTCTTATTCTTCCTTCGGTCAGTGCTTGCAGGGTCTCCAAGAAGTTGAGCTCAGAACTTGCAGGACTGTGGTTGACATGGTTCTCTTGAAGCTTTCAGAGAATTGCATCTCTCTGAACTCGCTATTGGTCTATGACGGTGGAAGCAGGGAGGGTTTGCTTCATTTTTTTACTCATTGTAGATCCAATCTTCGAAAACTCGATCTTCGTTTGCCACTCGACCTCGACAACAGCCACCTCTTCGCGGTGGCTGCAAATTTCAGAGGCCTTGTAACTCTCAGGCTTCAGAGCTGTTGCCTTGTCACCGGAGAAGGACTAAAGGCTCTTGCGATCGCGGCGGCGAGTAACGGGCTTGAGGAACTGGCGCTGATAAATTGTGATGTTGTGGAAAGAGAGCTTGGGTTGCTTGCAACATTGGGGCAGCATTTGAGGGCTTTGAGGAAACTGGACTTGTCCCACAGTGAGATGCTGCTCGACAAGGAACTCATTTCGATGTTGGTTTCTTGCGTGAATTTGATTGAGTTGCGGCTGAGAGGGTGTAAGAGACTCACTGGTGCGGCTATGGTTTCCATCCTTAGGAGCTGCAAGAGGCTCGAGACTTTAGATATTGTACATTGTTTTGGGATTGAATCTGAGGCTATTGAGATGTTCATGAAGAATTCTCCTCGTTTGAGAAGAATACAGGTTGAAGAACATAAGCTTTCTGACGCTGCAAGAATGTGGGCATCGAATAAATTCATTCAAGTTGTTGTTTGA
- the LOC107647483 gene encoding uncharacterized protein LOC107647483, which translates to MAVYRQQVEESHHDLVNLLTQQMTTILNPMMADHESKFKRLTRQVERIARIVDYDEGERHNARGNNEGMKNIFQNENHIPNRENPHVVPQGQNADDFLARLRGGERYQVTRIVEEVLNRVGLNVGFMNQPHFVSAFPQVVQMAEVPRGVKNPKITTKFTGEVGESTTEHVARYLVEIGNLANDENLKMKFFPSSLTKNAFTWFSNLKPNSITTWNQLETAFHAQFYRGEMNITVTDLVALKCEDGETIDDCLIHFKNARSRCYVSLPENEIVKIATMGLEFYMRRKLLNVHIPDLAHLAEKVRQTELMKKEKEKYRNEQRSKSKPFTRKEKVAYVTMESSEKEFDFETEIDLAKLMKGPPYVCSLLKKLPNKQLILPEGRTLLSVKDLKGKPYCKFHQATSHSTNSCVRFKDLIQEALMEGRLKFDDGKKEMKVDVDLFEVDASYVEPCFGVNIVGMSYDFDVALDDFESQAIGVQWIRNCQEFQRRDHLYRRNPQWGIEHLLEINILIIEVMLDVTHEEEEEREVSIRIKNFRLRQARN; encoded by the exons ATGGCAGTATATCGACAACAAGTGGAGGAAAGTCATCATGACTTGGTCAATTTATTGACTCAGCAAATGACTACAATTCTGAATCCCATGATGGCTGATCATGAATCAAAATTCAAGCGTCTTACTAGACAAGTCGAGAGGATTGCTCGAATTGTTGATTATGATGAAGGTGAGAGGCATAATGCCAGGGGAAATAACGAaggaatgaaaaatatttttcaaaatgaaaacCATATTCCGAATCGAGAAAATCCTCACGTGGTTCCCCAAGGTCAAAATGCTGATGACTTTTTAGCTAGATTGCGTGGTGGTGAACGCTATCAGGTTACTAGAATTGTAGAAGAAGTATTAAATCGGGTTGGATTGAATGTTGGTTTTATGAACCAACCGCATTTTGTATCTGCTTTTCCCCAAGTAGTTCAAATGGCAGAAGTGCCGAGAGgggtgaaaaatccaaaaataactACAAAATTTACTGGTGAAGTTGGAGAATCAACTACTGAACATGTTGCTCGTTATTTGGTTGAGATTGGGAATTTAGCTAatgatgaaaatttaaaaatgaaattttttcCTTCGTCATTGacgaagaatgcatttacttggttCTCGAATCTTAAACCAAATTCGATTACAACATGGAATCAGTTAGAAACTGCCTTTCACGCTCAGTTCTATCGAGGTGAAATGAACATAACTGTTACTGATTTAGTGGCTTTGAAATGTGAAGATGGTGAGACTATTGATGATTGTTTAATACATTTCAAAAACGCTAGAAGTAGATGCTATGTGTCATTACCTGAGAATGAGATAGTGAAAATAGCAACTATGGGGTTGGAATTCTATATGCGCAGAAAATTGCTTAATGTGCACATTCCCGATTTGGCTCATCTGGCTGAAAAGGTTCGACAGACCGAacttatgaaaaaagaaaaagagaaatatagGAATGAACAAAGATCGAAGAGTAAACCTTTTACTCGAAAAGAAAAAGTTGCTTATGTAACAATGGAGTCTTCCGAAAAAGAATTCGATTTCGAAACAGAAATCGATTTGGCCAAGCTTATGAAAGGCCCTCCTTATGTTTGTTCTTTGTTGAAGAAATTGCCAA ataaacagttAATTTTACCTGAGGGTAGAACTTTGCTTTCTGTGAAAGATTTAAAAGGAAAGCCTTATTGTAAGTTTCATCAAGCAACAAGTCATTCGACTAATAGCTGTGTCCGTTTCAAGGACTTAATTCAAGAAGCATTAATGGAAGGACGGTTGAAATTCGATGATGGCAAGAAAGAAATGAAGGTTGATGTAGATCTCTTCGAAGTTGATGCCAGTtatgttgaaccttgctttggAGTGAACATAGTGGGCATGTCCTACGATTTTGATGTGGCTCTTGATGATTTTGAGTCACAG GCTATAGGTGTTCAGTGGATTAGGAATTGTCAGGAATTCCAGAGACGTGATCATTTGTATCGGCGTAATCCGCAGTGGGGCATCGAGCACCTTCTCGAAATCAATATTCTTATTATCGAGGTCATGCTAGATGTTACCCACGAGGAAGAGGAGGAAAGAGAAGTTTCAATCAGAATAAAAAACTTTCGATTGAGACAGGCAAGGAACTAA